One part of the Tunicatimonas pelagia genome encodes these proteins:
- a CDS encoding Gfo/Idh/MocA family oxidoreductase, with product MTKNEISRRSFLSSVSMLAAGSMITAPAGGFGLTDEKLKVVLVGTGVRGTSFWGKRLVEQYPDILEFVGLSDINPGRLAYAKKYMGVDCPTFTNFEEMVTQTKPDLVIVTTKDSTHHEFIIKGLQMGCDVLTEKPLTTDERKCQAILDAERSSNKNLIVGFNYRWSPYATKIKELLMNEAVGKITSVDFHWYLNTYHGASYFRRWHGLRQAGGTLWVHKSTHHFDLLNWWLNSDPAEVFAYGALEHYGVNGPFRGDNCRSCEHKSDCNFHWDITKSERDMDLYVKNEEYDGYIRDNCLFREDINIYDKMSAQIKYANDVVVNYSLTTYSPYEGWRIAFNGMDGRIEAWLDIPYFKSENMSQSELHAAEMNQSGEDEAQSEPLIVHKNWNNFETVNVPVERGGHGGGDKRLHDKIFKNPEKTDPYDRAAGVRDGAMSILVGVAARNSIESGEPVRIASLTDLQPRAKRI from the coding sequence ATGACAAAAAACGAAATTTCCCGTCGCTCTTTTCTTTCTTCCGTCAGTATGCTTGCTGCTGGCTCTATGATTACCGCACCCGCTGGTGGCTTTGGCCTCACCGATGAAAAGCTCAAAGTAGTGTTGGTCGGCACCGGAGTGCGGGGCACCTCCTTCTGGGGTAAGCGACTGGTGGAGCAATATCCTGACATTTTAGAGTTCGTTGGCTTAAGTGATATTAATCCGGGACGCTTAGCGTATGCGAAAAAATATATGGGCGTAGATTGCCCTACTTTCACCAACTTTGAAGAGATGGTCACCCAGACCAAACCCGATTTGGTGATTGTAACCACGAAAGATTCTACCCACCACGAATTTATCATCAAGGGCTTGCAAATGGGCTGCGACGTGCTCACCGAAAAGCCGCTAACCACCGACGAACGCAAGTGTCAGGCGATTCTGGATGCAGAACGGAGCTCTAATAAAAACCTAATTGTTGGATTTAACTACCGATGGAGTCCCTACGCTACCAAAATTAAAGAGTTGTTGATGAATGAAGCAGTCGGAAAAATCACTTCGGTAGATTTTCATTGGTACCTAAATACGTACCACGGTGCTTCGTATTTCAGACGCTGGCACGGGTTGCGCCAAGCAGGAGGGACGCTATGGGTTCATAAATCTACGCACCACTTCGACCTGCTGAACTGGTGGCTCAATTCCGACCCGGCCGAAGTTTTTGCTTATGGAGCACTAGAACACTACGGGGTGAATGGCCCGTTCCGGGGAGACAACTGTCGCTCCTGTGAGCACAAAAGTGACTGTAACTTCCACTGGGATATTACTAAAAGTGAGCGGGATATGGATTTGTACGTAAAGAACGAGGAGTACGATGGCTACATTCGCGATAACTGTTTGTTCCGGGAGGATATTAATATCTACGATAAAATGTCAGCCCAAATTAAATACGCTAACGATGTAGTAGTAAACTACTCGCTCACTACTTATTCGCCCTACGAAGGCTGGCGAATTGCTTTCAACGGTATGGATGGCCGGATTGAAGCCTGGTTGGATATTCCGTACTTCAAAAGCGAAAATATGAGTCAATCGGAATTACACGCGGCGGAAATGAATCAGTCGGGCGAAGACGAAGCCCAATCCGAACCACTGATTGTACATAAAAACTGGAATAACTTCGAGACGGTCAATGTTCCGGTAGAGCGAGGTGGTCACGGCGGAGGTGACAAACGGCTGCACGATAAAATCTTTAAAAATCCTGAAAAAACTGATCCTTATGACCGGGCAGCGGGAGTACGCGACGGTGCCATGTCTATCTTAGTGGGAGTCGCAGCCCGCAACAGTATTGAATCAGGCGAACCCGTACGAATTGCCTCACTAACCGACCTTCAGCCTCGCGCCAAGCGAATTTAG
- a CDS encoding DUF4249 domain-containing protein, whose amino-acid sequence MKGRGFIFAFLPLLLTTCIDPFDIGDVVNGQPRLVVDGLLTNQPQAHEVRISYSSPTLNTFDREVVSGADVFIEDENGSQVSLIEDTEREGVYLTPSNFAGTVGVTYTLRVRTAENVSYRSLPEMMRPVAEIDSIYAELDSRQSLSSLGTLLNNWGMQFYVSTGTGTPESNFYQWKWEETYQFTAPLAREDQIIQPICYQSGRQFNQLLIGSSQDFSQDRIGRQPITFVSKNTYKLQQRYSLLVKQLSLSERAFNFWSDVEVQRDTDGSLFDPPPSQIIGNMVRDDDPEDIVLGYFQVSAVTEQRFFITRAEVPASPGGPIGGFSSCVESSEPPADGNNGESSGGPDDGPPDFCYDCTLIQGTTTERPSFW is encoded by the coding sequence ATGAAGGGAAGGGGATTTATTTTTGCATTTCTACCACTACTACTAACTACCTGTATTGATCCTTTTGATATAGGCGATGTAGTAAATGGCCAGCCACGATTGGTGGTAGATGGTTTACTCACCAATCAGCCTCAAGCGCACGAAGTACGCATCTCTTATTCATCGCCTACCCTAAATACTTTTGATCGGGAAGTAGTGTCGGGGGCTGACGTTTTTATTGAAGACGAAAACGGCAGCCAGGTATCACTAATTGAAGATACTGAACGGGAAGGCGTGTATCTAACCCCGAGTAACTTTGCCGGAACTGTAGGAGTTACTTATACCTTGCGGGTGCGTACCGCAGAAAATGTTAGCTATCGCTCTTTACCGGAGATGATGCGCCCGGTAGCTGAGATTGATAGTATCTACGCCGAACTGGACAGTCGACAGTCCCTTTCATCCCTTGGTACCCTGCTGAATAATTGGGGAATGCAGTTCTACGTAAGTACCGGAACCGGTACGCCTGAATCGAACTTTTACCAGTGGAAATGGGAAGAAACCTATCAGTTCACAGCTCCCCTAGCCCGAGAAGACCAAATTATTCAACCAATCTGTTACCAGTCGGGCCGTCAGTTTAACCAGCTTCTTATTGGTTCTTCGCAAGATTTCTCCCAAGATCGCATTGGGCGGCAACCGATTACTTTTGTATCTAAAAATACGTATAAGCTTCAGCAACGCTACAGCTTACTGGTGAAACAGCTATCACTTTCTGAACGGGCTTTTAACTTCTGGAGCGATGTAGAGGTGCAACGTGATACTGACGGCTCTTTATTTGACCCACCCCCCTCTCAAATTATTGGCAATATGGTGCGCGACGATGATCCCGAAGATATTGTACTTGGTTACTTTCAGGTATCAGCAGTAACCGAGCAGCGATTTTTCATTACCCGAGCCGAAGTGCCTGCTAGTCCTGGTGGGCCAATTGGAGGGTTTAGCTCCTGTGTAGAGTCTTCCGAACCTCCGGCGGATGGAAATAACGGCGAATCCTCAGGTGGTCCGGATGATGGCCCCCCAGATTTTTGCTACGATTGCACGCTGATACAAGGAACTACTACTGAACGACCTTCTTTTTGGTGA
- a CDS encoding efflux RND transporter periplasmic adaptor subunit, giving the protein MKYLKFATLGLLGIALSITLISYVTKSESKASAASSESNKTESTSSSNTVRLSTLELIPVENREKTIQVPVSGRVVPKNQTQLLAEVQGRILPASCKFKAGQHFKRGEVLLYVDSREFALNLEAQKSAFLNILTGIMPDLKADYPNNYQQWLTYVQAYDSGQPLQPLPETSSEGEKYFITSNQVYNTFYSIKAQEERLNKYTIRAPYAGLVTDAMVDIGGMVSPGQLLGTLISSSDYELEAGVTLEATTNLSVGDKLTFQSNEIAGTWIGEVVRINDIVDPQTQNIPVFFQMQGPSLKSGMYLEGTFATRSYEDVFVIPQAALSRDESVLILEENVIVRKAITPVEYLRDSIIVQGLTESDQLILNQFGTPVEGKKVYQDN; this is encoded by the coding sequence ATGAAATATCTCAAATTCGCCACTTTAGGATTGCTTGGAATAGCCCTGAGCATCACCCTAATTTCTTATGTGACCAAATCGGAAAGCAAAGCATCTGCTGCTTCCAGTGAGTCTAACAAGACTGAATCCACTAGTTCATCCAATACCGTGCGTCTTAGCACCTTAGAGCTAATTCCTGTGGAGAATCGGGAAAAAACCATTCAAGTTCCAGTCAGCGGACGAGTGGTACCTAAGAACCAAACCCAGCTATTGGCCGAGGTACAGGGGCGCATTCTACCGGCATCGTGTAAATTCAAAGCTGGTCAGCATTTTAAGCGAGGCGAGGTATTGCTCTACGTTGATTCCCGCGAATTTGCGCTGAACCTGGAAGCCCAAAAAAGTGCCTTTCTCAATATTTTAACCGGAATTATGCCTGATTTGAAGGCGGATTATCCCAACAATTATCAGCAGTGGCTTACTTACGTGCAAGCTTACGATAGTGGTCAGCCACTACAACCACTTCCCGAAACTTCTTCGGAAGGCGAGAAGTACTTCATTACTTCTAACCAGGTGTACAACACTTTTTATTCCATTAAGGCACAGGAAGAGCGGTTGAACAAATATACCATCCGGGCACCTTACGCGGGGTTAGTAACTGATGCAATGGTGGATATTGGCGGTATGGTATCGCCGGGACAACTGTTGGGTACCCTTATCAGTAGCAGTGACTATGAATTGGAAGCCGGGGTAACCTTGGAAGCCACTACTAACCTCAGCGTAGGTGACAAACTGACGTTTCAGAGTAACGAAATAGCGGGTACCTGGATCGGCGAAGTAGTTCGCATTAACGATATTGTTGATCCCCAAACCCAGAATATTCCCGTATTCTTTCAAATGCAGGGGCCTTCACTCAAGAGTGGTATGTACTTGGAAGGGACATTTGCTACGCGTAGCTACGAAGATGTATTCGTCATCCCGCAAGCAGCACTGTCCCGCGACGAAAGTGTGCTGATACTGGAAGAAAACGTAATTGTCCGTAAAGCCATCACCCCCGTTGAGTACCTGCGCGACTCTATTATTGTGCAAGGTCTCACCGAAAGCGATCAGCTGATTTTAAACCAGTTTGGCACGCCCGTAGAAGGTAAAAAAGTATACCAGGATAACTAA
- a CDS encoding TetR/AcrR family transcriptional regulator codes for MKVGSKHQSAEMRRQQILSAADLVLIDVGVEDFTIDQVAERANIAKGTVYKYFKSKDEILAEISAKAISLLLQNFRQATASHTHSVERLKAICWAAYRYYQTHLAYHELLAYIERPDFNIDFQGYTKISQSVQDFCESIIAEGQQKGEINPSLNPELLVRVIWATNIGVIQFVQTKQKLIQNIHETSIDEMIDISVQIMANGISTNKKD; via the coding sequence ATGAAAGTCGGCTCTAAGCATCAATCAGCAGAAATGCGGCGACAGCAAATATTGTCGGCGGCCGATTTGGTACTCATCGATGTAGGCGTTGAAGATTTTACTATTGATCAAGTTGCCGAACGGGCTAACATTGCCAAAGGAACTGTCTATAAATACTTTAAAAGTAAGGATGAGATTTTAGCCGAAATCAGTGCCAAGGCGATCAGTTTACTACTACAAAATTTCCGGCAAGCAACCGCTAGTCATACCCACAGTGTAGAAAGGCTTAAAGCAATATGCTGGGCGGCCTATCGCTATTATCAAACTCATTTGGCCTACCATGAGTTGTTGGCTTATATAGAACGCCCTGACTTTAACATTGATTTTCAGGGATATACTAAAATCAGCCAATCAGTCCAGGATTTCTGCGAAAGTATTATTGCGGAAGGCCAACAAAAAGGCGAAATAAACCCTTCTCTCAACCCCGAATTATTAGTTCGGGTCATTTGGGCTACCAATATTGGGGTCATCCAATTTGTGCAAACTAAGCAGAAACTAATTCAGAATATTCACGAGACTTCGATAGATGAGATGATTGACATCTCGGTACAGATAATGGCTAATGGCATTTCTACCAATAAAAAAGACTGA
- a CDS encoding TonB-dependent receptor, with protein MKIATSSFGQSVEDVVVNRSASNISLTNWIQEIESANPVRFFYRPAWTDSITVSQSFSNTPLTKALSTIIQNTDLAFTTYQNYYIVLLSTAPVATRRSATDADNRRIIIGDSLAADGQTEAVVSGYIRDGSTGQGIAGATLFSPEAGQGTSTNANGYYSLTIPTGNYDWEITSLGYEAEARKVRVTSDGSFSVDLFEETSRLEEITITERAEDNNVSGAQMSATRMDIQRVQKMPAFLGEVDIINAIEMLPGVSVAGEGASGFNVRGGDVGQNLILLDGIPIYNPSHLFGFFSAFNADLLQDATLYKGGIPARYGGRIASVLDISTKEGNLRKLKVSGGIGVIASRLSAEIPIVKEKSSLIIGGRASYSDWILNRLQDITLRQSEASFYDANAKWTYRLNESHKIGLTGYFSNDNFGLANDATYQYQNAGGALHWDYLISQKWLSSLRVTQSRYRYQIGDVQDSVSASQIDAAFDQTGGQWNLNFFPNEEHEISGGLEVAHYQFSPGDLRPTGDFSLIIPQELATEQAWEFSGYLSDVYQINPFLTLTAGVRYNYYRYVGPREVTNYAEGRPRRVGSTTGTTTFSEGETIVTYQGWEPRAALRIGLNNRSSIKLSYNRLRQNTHLISNTASITPTDIWKLSDPYLPPQIGDQYAIGFFRNVFNNAIEASVEVYYKDILNLVEYRDGATLLMNDQLEADLLSGTGKAYGAELLVSKNIGRLTGWLAYTFSRTLRRVDSDFPEERVNRGEWYPSYFDKPHDLTVVGNYQFTRRVRLGFNFTFSTGRPITLPESTYRIGSFDIANYSDRNQYRIPAYHRLDLSFSVDGNLKKKKKWDSSWTFALYNLYGRNNPYSIFFQSTGSGRFSAFRLAILGRPFPSITYNFKF; from the coding sequence ATGAAAATAGCTACTTCTTCTTTCGGACAATCAGTGGAAGATGTCGTTGTTAACCGCTCAGCAAGCAATATTAGTCTTACCAATTGGATACAAGAAATTGAATCAGCAAACCCGGTTCGGTTCTTCTATCGCCCTGCGTGGACCGACTCTATTACCGTTTCTCAGTCGTTCAGCAACACCCCACTTACCAAAGCACTTTCCACTATTATTCAGAATACCGATCTGGCCTTCACCACTTATCAGAATTATTACATTGTATTGCTTTCTACCGCCCCCGTAGCCACTCGCCGTTCTGCTACTGATGCCGATAACCGCCGAATAATCATTGGCGATTCACTGGCAGCCGACGGACAAACCGAAGCAGTAGTAAGTGGCTATATTCGGGATGGAAGTACCGGACAGGGCATTGCCGGCGCAACGCTTTTCTCGCCGGAGGCTGGACAAGGAACCTCCACCAACGCTAACGGCTACTACAGTTTAACTATCCCTACGGGCAATTACGACTGGGAAATTACCTCGCTAGGTTACGAAGCGGAAGCACGTAAAGTACGGGTGACTTCTGACGGATCATTTTCGGTAGATTTATTTGAAGAGACCTCTCGTTTGGAGGAAATTACTATTACCGAACGAGCGGAAGATAACAACGTGAGCGGAGCCCAAATGAGTGCTACCCGCATGGATATTCAGCGAGTACAGAAGATGCCGGCCTTCTTGGGCGAAGTAGATATTATTAATGCCATTGAGATGCTACCGGGGGTAAGCGTAGCGGGCGAAGGAGCTTCGGGCTTTAACGTGCGCGGAGGTGATGTAGGCCAAAATTTAATTTTACTAGACGGCATCCCCATCTACAACCCCTCCCACTTATTCGGATTTTTCTCCGCTTTTAATGCGGATCTGCTGCAAGATGCTACGCTATACAAAGGGGGCATTCCGGCTCGCTACGGCGGGCGAATTGCCTCAGTATTGGACATAAGCACCAAGGAAGGAAACCTGCGAAAACTAAAGGTAAGCGGAGGTATTGGAGTGATTGCCAGCCGCCTATCGGCTGAAATTCCGATTGTGAAGGAAAAAAGTAGTTTGATTATTGGGGGCCGAGCTTCGTACTCCGATTGGATACTAAACCGCTTGCAAGACATTACCCTTCGGCAGAGTGAAGCTTCATTTTACGATGCTAACGCTAAGTGGACGTATCGGCTCAATGAATCTCATAAAATTGGTCTGACCGGCTACTTTAGTAACGACAACTTTGGCTTAGCCAATGATGCTACTTATCAGTATCAGAACGCGGGAGGAGCCCTTCATTGGGATTACTTAATCTCACAAAAGTGGTTATCCTCACTAAGAGTGACTCAATCGCGCTACCGCTACCAAATTGGCGACGTACAAGATAGCGTATCAGCCTCCCAGATTGACGCTGCCTTCGACCAGACAGGGGGGCAGTGGAACCTGAACTTTTTCCCAAATGAAGAACACGAGATAAGTGGTGGACTTGAAGTAGCCCACTACCAATTTTCGCCGGGTGACCTTCGCCCCACCGGAGATTTTTCGCTAATTATCCCCCAAGAACTGGCGACTGAGCAGGCTTGGGAATTTTCTGGCTACCTAAGCGATGTTTACCAGATTAATCCGTTTTTGACCCTAACTGCGGGAGTGCGCTATAATTATTATCGCTACGTAGGGCCACGCGAGGTAACCAACTACGCTGAAGGCCGCCCCCGTCGGGTTGGTTCCACTACCGGAACTACCACCTTTTCTGAAGGTGAGACTATTGTTACCTATCAGGGCTGGGAACCTCGGGCGGCGTTACGCATCGGACTAAACAACCGAAGCAGTATCAAGCTGAGTTATAACCGTCTTCGGCAAAATACCCATCTAATTTCTAACACGGCCAGCATTACCCCAACCGATATTTGGAAACTGAGCGATCCGTACTTACCCCCTCAAATTGGCGATCAGTACGCGATTGGCTTCTTCCGTAACGTATTTAACAATGCGATAGAAGCATCAGTAGAGGTATACTATAAAGATATTCTGAATTTAGTGGAGTACCGCGATGGAGCCACCCTACTCATGAACGATCAACTGGAAGCCGACTTGCTTAGCGGAACCGGAAAAGCCTACGGAGCCGAGTTATTGGTCTCAAAAAATATCGGAAGGCTGACCGGCTGGCTCGCTTACACCTTCTCCCGCACTTTGCGTAGAGTAGATAGTGATTTTCCTGAAGAGCGAGTGAACCGGGGTGAGTGGTATCCGTCGTACTTCGATAAACCGCATGACCTTACCGTGGTAGGAAACTACCAATTCACTCGACGAGTACGCTTAGGCTTTAATTTTACGTTCAGCACCGGGCGCCCTATCACCTTACCCGAAAGCACGTACCGCATTGGGAGCTTCGATATTGCCAACTACTCCGACCGCAATCAGTACCGTATTCCGGCTTACCATCGGTTAGACCTATCATTTTCAGTAGATGGAAATCTGAAAAAGAAGAAGAAGTGGGACTCAAGTTGGACATTTGCGCTCTACAACCTCTACGGACGGAATAATCCGTATTCTATTTTCTTTCAGAGCACCGGTTCTGGGCGGTTTTCAGCCTTCCGGCTGGCTATTCTGGGGCGACCATTTCCATCAATCACCTATAATTTTAAATTTTGA
- a CDS encoding fibronectin type III domain-containing protein, which yields MKQFVFILLWLYGGSTVASVVGHSDKDMWGVEDATFNYASTGYCQSDADPTPSVTTPGGIFSSTAGLDIDIATGEIDLDASMPGTYTVTYETTSPPDIQTSNVTINAVEDASFSYASANYCGDDSNPVPNSITTPGGTFSSTPGLVFVDNATGEVDLSGSTLGTYTVTYTTGGTCPSGGTFSLTITARGDASFNYTASDYCPTDTDPVATITGDAGGTFTATAGLIINIGTGEIDLSASTPGVHTITYTTGGICSDSSTFNISIIDDGAPVAQPATNITCDAFAATWNPVFGATSYEIDVAEDSDFTTMVAGYSATSTTDTFLDVSGLMATETYYYQVRASTSCGTSLNSDTISVEVLDIPGAITNLSASNPDCDGFKVSWDAVTYASNYLLEVSKDGFVTIDISQSIPSTSLSIAGREQGTVYEYRVTPQNVCGSGPASTETYQTNDVPVIPTNIAASQIACDGAMLTWDEVTEADEYLVELSTDAFATIDNYPISNDTLVISGLTSATTYAYRIIPGNACGTGDTTAVLTFTTDSLPSAPVDTLLVVEHNQVTVAWESIINADTYSVEVATDNLFGSTVSTTVLDSTNTKVTGLIPLTTYYLRIFADNTCGSGPFSDTLTFTTPQNPLVIDSLALVDFYNATDGPNWTDNTNWLSGDISTWHGVSVTDNRVVRLELSNNQLVGSFPATMSDLTGLEYANLQDNVLSGILNPWISIFSEATDSLLLNGNQIDAVNNVPPNTLGVIDLSNNVLTFEDIIYVVDSASNLIYSPQAKVGTTTNTFRNVEDSYTLSLGIDASVVGNQYVWYRDGVAVDTTTVGEYIMNPIVVSDDGVYICEVTNLAAPDLTLVSNPMTVNVQAKPNSLTFSPVANVNFGTTSFVLNATATSGLPVFYEAIEGDSLVDIQGDMVTTLGIGQVTIRATQPGDDFHEAATPITRQFTINQGTQTIAFTAISDQDITLTDSVALAISASSELPIDFSIDGPAELDGDILRLLDTGTVTVTAAQAGNEFYQPAFPVSQSFLVFTSDTVPPTTEPPVDSTLKYSITVQLASANEVPAVMASLNKASGSSFSVEQEQPLVSGSGIFSEVAGGFYSMRLTSSDAAYLPTYLGGRLTLAQADILGITQDTTLSVALISKPDTTAQQGVTVGGTLVLEGSSGGRLEESAMAGITVYLVSTTDQSIVGYGVTNGDGKFYFPNIPLGDYFFLADYEGVDMRDNQIEVNDKALTLSVEVERFINVVGIEEEEPPALITSIGQESEVNIAAYPNPVGDRLTLEIPASWLGSRAVVTNTAGQQVANQALTKGRSSLLLQALPAGLYYVQIQSQDQSHVMKIVKQ from the coding sequence ATGAAACAGTTTGTTTTTATTTTATTGTGGTTATATGGTGGTTCAACGGTGGCTTCGGTCGTAGGCCATAGCGATAAAGATATGTGGGGGGTTGAGGACGCTACCTTTAACTACGCTAGTACAGGCTATTGCCAGAGTGATGCTGACCCTACGCCATCGGTAACCACTCCCGGTGGGATATTTAGCAGTACTGCTGGATTGGATATTGACATTGCTACGGGTGAGATTGATCTGGATGCTAGTATGCCTGGAACATATACGGTAACTTACGAAACAACTTCACCGCCCGATATTCAAACTTCTAACGTAACAATTAATGCAGTAGAAGACGCTAGCTTTAGCTACGCTAGTGCGAATTATTGTGGAGATGATAGTAATCCGGTGCCTAATAGTATCACCACGCCCGGTGGTACATTTAGTAGTACCCCTGGTTTAGTATTTGTTGATAATGCAACAGGTGAGGTAGATTTATCGGGCAGTACTTTAGGTACTTATACCGTTACCTACACAACGGGGGGGACATGCCCCTCCGGCGGTACTTTTAGTTTGACCATCACCGCTAGGGGTGATGCCAGTTTCAATTATACTGCTTCCGATTACTGCCCAACGGATACTGATCCAGTAGCTACTATTACCGGAGATGCCGGTGGTACATTTACCGCTACAGCCGGACTTATAATTAATATTGGTACGGGTGAAATTGATTTATCGGCTAGCACGCCGGGCGTTCATACGATAACGTATACGACTGGTGGGATCTGCTCAGATTCATCTACTTTTAATATAAGCATAATCGATGATGGTGCCCCAGTTGCCCAGCCAGCGACTAACATCACCTGCGATGCATTTGCGGCTACGTGGAATCCGGTATTCGGAGCGACTAGTTACGAAATAGATGTAGCCGAAGACAGTGATTTTACTACAATGGTCGCTGGTTATAGTGCCACTTCTACGACTGATACCTTCTTAGATGTAAGCGGGCTTATGGCTACTGAAACGTATTATTACCAGGTACGGGCAAGTACCAGTTGTGGTACTTCACTCAATTCGGATACTATTTCGGTAGAAGTGCTCGATATTCCGGGCGCTATTACTAACCTATCAGCTTCTAATCCCGACTGCGATGGATTTAAGGTAAGCTGGGATGCGGTGACGTATGCTTCGAACTACTTGTTGGAGGTTTCCAAAGATGGTTTTGTTACTATCGATATTTCTCAATCTATTCCTTCTACTTCACTCTCAATAGCAGGTCGCGAGCAAGGAACAGTTTACGAATATCGGGTCACTCCGCAGAACGTCTGTGGGTCTGGACCCGCCAGTACGGAAACCTATCAGACCAACGATGTTCCGGTCATTCCTACCAATATAGCAGCCTCTCAAATCGCGTGTGACGGGGCGATGCTTACTTGGGACGAAGTAACCGAAGCGGATGAATACCTGGTAGAGCTTTCTACCGATGCTTTTGCCACTATTGATAATTACCCCATCAGTAATGATACCTTAGTAATTAGTGGTCTTACTTCGGCTACTACCTACGCTTATCGTATTATTCCGGGTAATGCTTGCGGCACGGGCGATACTACCGCAGTACTAACTTTTACCACCGACAGTTTACCATCAGCTCCGGTAGACACTTTGTTAGTGGTTGAGCATAACCAAGTAACCGTAGCTTGGGAAAGTATTATCAACGCTGACACCTATTCGGTAGAAGTGGCTACCGATAATCTATTTGGCAGTACGGTGAGTACGACTGTACTAGACTCAACTAATACTAAGGTAACCGGACTAATTCCTTTAACTACGTACTATCTCCGAATATTTGCTGACAATACTTGCGGTAGTGGTCCATTTTCCGATACACTTACGTTCACTACTCCCCAGAATCCGCTGGTCATTGATTCACTGGCCTTGGTAGATTTTTATAATGCTACCGATGGTCCTAACTGGACGGATAACACTAATTGGTTGAGTGGGGATATAAGCACTTGGCACGGGGTGAGTGTAACGGATAATCGGGTAGTCCGGTTAGAGTTGAGTAACAACCAACTCGTCGGTTCTTTTCCAGCAACGATGAGCGATCTCACCGGCCTGGAATACGCCAATTTGCAAGACAACGTATTGAGTGGAATTCTAAATCCCTGGATTAGTATCTTTTCGGAAGCTACTGATTCGCTATTGCTAAACGGAAATCAGATTGATGCTGTAAATAATGTCCCGCCTAATACTTTAGGGGTAATTGATTTATCTAACAACGTACTTACGTTCGAGGATATAATCTATGTTGTAGATTCTGCATCAAACCTAATCTACTCTCCTCAAGCAAAGGTGGGCACTACCACTAATACGTTTCGGAATGTGGAAGATAGTTATACGCTCTCGCTAGGTATTGATGCTTCAGTAGTTGGTAATCAGTACGTTTGGTACCGCGATGGAGTGGCGGTTGATACTACCACTGTAGGTGAGTATATTATGAATCCTATCGTAGTGAGTGACGATGGCGTGTATATCTGCGAGGTAACTAATCTGGCAGCACCCGATTTGACATTGGTAAGTAATCCGATGACGGTGAACGTACAAGCCAAACCAAATAGCCTAACTTTTAGTCCGGTAGCCAACGTGAACTTCGGAACCACCTCTTTTGTGCTGAATGCTACCGCTACCTCAGGGTTGCCAGTTTTCTATGAGGCGATAGAAGGGGATAGTCTAGTAGATATTCAGGGGGATATGGTAACTACCCTAGGTATTGGTCAGGTAACCATTCGGGCAACCCAGCCCGGCGACGATTTTCACGAGGCAGCCACTCCAATTACCCGGCAGTTTACCATTAATCAGGGCACCCAGACTATTGCGTTTACCGCCATCAGCGATCAAGACATTACCCTCACTGATTCTGTAGCGTTAGCGATTTCGGCTAGCTCGGAGCTGCCGATTGACTTTTCTATCGACGGTCCGGCTGAACTGGATGGTGATATACTCCGGCTTCTGGATACCGGAACCGTCACGGTAACCGCTGCTCAAGCCGGAAACGAGTTTTACCAACCTGCTTTTCCGGTAAGTCAGTCTTTCTTGGTTTTCACCTCGGATACGGTTCCGCCAACTACCGAGCCTCCGGTTGATTCTACCCTGAAATATTCTATTACCGTACAACTTGCTTCGGCAAATGAGGTACCCGCCGTAATGGCTAGCCTCAACAAGGCTTCGGGTAGTAGTTTTTCGGTAGAGCAAGAGCAGCCTTTGGTTTCAGGTAGTGGTATTTTCTCGGAGGTGGCGGGTGGTTTCTACAGTATGCGGTTAACTTCTTCTGATGCTGCGTACCTGCCCACCTATTTGGGGGGACGACTAACTTTGGCGCAGGCCGATATTCTCGGAATCACGCAGGATACTACATTGTCAGTAGCTCTTATTTCCAAACCGGATACTACCGCTCAGCAGGGTGTAACCGTAGGAGGAACTTTGGTTCTAGAAGGCTCATCAGGAGGTCGGTTGGAAGAATCTGCTATGGCTGGTATTACGGTGTATTTGGTTAGCACCACCGATCAAAGTATTGTGGGTTACGGGGTGACGAACGGTGACGGAAAATTTTACTTCCCGAACATTCCACTTGGTGATTATTTCTTTTTGGCAGACTACGAAGGAGTTGATATGCGGGATAACCAGATAGAGGTGAATGATAAAGCACTAACATTATCGGTAGAGGTAGAAAGATTTATCAATGTTGTGGGTATTGAAGAAGAGGAACCCCCAGCCCTCATTACTAGCATTGGTCAGGAATCGGAGGTGAACATCGCGGCGTATCCTAATCCAGTAGGTGACCGACTAACTTTAGAGATTCCAGCAAGCTGGTTGGGTAGCCGGGCCGTAGTTACAAATACTGCGGGGCAGCAAGTAGCGAATCAGGCACTGACCAAGGGAAGAAGTAGCCTGCTTCTACAAGCACTACCGGCTGGGTTGTACTACGTGCAGATACAAAGTCAAGATCAATCCCACGTCATGAAAATTGTGAAACAGTAA